The Motacilla alba alba isolate MOTALB_02 chromosome 13, Motacilla_alba_V1.0_pri, whole genome shotgun sequence sequence CTGGTGTGGGGCAGGATGTGCTTGTAGGTGGCGTTGGAGGGGGAAGTGATGAAGGGAGCGTTGTCATTCTCATCCAAGACATTGATGGTCACCCCCACGTAGGCAGACCTGGGGGGATCGCCACCGTCCACTGCCTTGAGTCGGAAGGTGTaggtgctctgctgctcccgGTCGAAAGAGATGCTGGAGAGGATGGTGCCAGTGCCATTTTGGATGACAAAATCCCCGTTGTCTTGCTCCACCGACAGTTGGATCCGggcattttctcctttgtcagCATCGATGACCGTCACCATGCCCACGGGGCTGAGGGGCGGCATGTTCTCCATCACTGAGAAATTGTAGCCGCTCAGCATGAACTTGGGGTCGTTGTCATTCCTGTCCATGACGTTGATGGCCACAGACGCTGTGCCCTGCTTGCTGGGGCTGCCCTTATCTTCCGCCACCACCAAGAACTCATAGCGTTCCCGCTGCTCTCGGTCCAACACCGCCTTCACCCGGATCTCCCCAGAATCAGGGTCGATGGTGAAGGAGCCCTTGGAGGAGGGGTCTGTCACCAGAGAATAAACCAGCTTGGCGTTGGAGCCGCTGTCAGCATCAGTGGCACTCACCTCCATGACTAGCTCGTCGGGCTCGTTGTTCTCAGGGAAGGCCACCTCAGTGAAGCTCTGGCTGAAGACAGGAGCGTTGTCATTGACGTCCATCACCTGCACCTTCAAGGAGTTGGTGCTGGATAGGGGCGGGTTCCCCGAGTCCACGGCCACAATCTCAATCGTGTACTCCTTCACTGACTCGTAGTCCAGCGGCGTGGTGGTCTGCAGGAAGTATTTCTTCTTGCTGTCACTCCCTGTCTCACTGGCCTGGCGCAGCTGGAATGGGACATCACCAGCCACCACGCAGGTCACCACAGCGTTTTCACCCTCATCTCGGTCGGACACCTGCACCAGAGCCACTGCTGTCTCTACTGGCACATCCTCCGAGATGTTTGCCATGCCATCCTGGTGGGTGACCAATCCTATGCCCCGGATCTCTATGGAGGGCGCATTATCATTCATGTCCTTGATGGTGACCACCACCTGTGTGCGGGCGCTCTTGGGGTTGGCGCCCTTGTCCTTGGCCATGACGGAGAACTTGAGGGTGCCGATGTCCTCGCGGTCGATGGGGCCCTGCACGGTGATGAGCCCCGTGGCGCGGTCCAGGCGCAGCAGCCGCCGCACCATGTCCGAGGCCTGGTGGAAGGAGTAGTCGATCTCGGCGTTGGCGCCCTGGTCCGAATCGTTGGCTTTCAcctgggggacagagggacaagCGGTGAGCAGGACAAGGGCATGGCGGAGCGAGCCCCTCCGCAAACCGCCGCGGCCTTCCCTGAGGACAGCCAGGGTAAAAAACCAGGATTTCCTCTTCTGGGGCCAAGGACTGTGGGGCAAAGAGCCTGGGACcggcagagcagctgggagccaCCCTCGGGCACGGAGGCTCTGCCTTGCTCTTCCGGAGAAACCGGCTGGGCCGGTTGGCTGTGCTCCCCTCCCAGCCGGCTCCGGCACGAAGGGAATCCTCCGGAACCATGGAACCGTGCTGCTGAAACCtagccagcagcagggagggacagctccagctgtgcccctgaggaggggctggagcagctgcctggctcaGGTGAGGGTGAGGAGCGAGGCAACCATGTgcggagctgcagcagctccacctcAGCATCAGGGGATGCAGCCACACAGGGACTGGGGCTGcctgagccctgcacagcactgtccatccctgcccaccCGCCAGGAGCCCTGCATCCCCATAAACCTGCTTCTACGCCTATTATTTGCTTTCTAAAGAAGATGAGGTTTGTCTAACATTTGCCTCCCTAATCggctctctgagcagcctcttCTCTGCACCATTTGCTGCTCCGCCGTTATCTTGCTCAGCAGATTTGGATGGAGAACGAAAGTTGTTAAATGTAAATTCCACCTTTTACCTCCACTCACAAAACAGGCGGAAGTCATTTTCCCCCTGAAAGATAAAAGCTGAGCAATGGCAGCAGCGGCATCTCAGCCCATTCTCCTCCCGGCCATGCAGCTCCCTTATCTGCTTCCAACTCCCATTCTCTTAACAGTGAAAAATGAATTCTTAAAAAATTCACATCAGAATTAGCAGGCAGATGAGAGCTGGCCGCGCTCCACTTATTAAGATGGCAGCTGCAGATAAACAGATGTCGACTACTATCATCTCAATGCCCCCTCCAAGCCAAATCCACCAAGATCCAGCCCCCTGGGCTCTCCGGGCCAGTTTGCAGTGCTGCCCGTGATGAGGCAGAGCCCTCgctccctgcagacagcaggGCACCTCCGGAGCCATGGCCAGCCCCGCGCACgggcagcagggatgctccctgtccccacctccTGAGTTTccatggagcagccacaggaatGCAACTTATGAAAGGGTCTGTGTCTTGTCTGCGGGCAGCACTGAGACCGTGCTTGCCCCAAGCCAGGCTCCCGGTGGTCCTCGGGTCCCAGCCCTCCCAGTAACCCGGaaccctgctccctgcagctctgctgctgcccctcagccATATCCTGCAGCCCCACTCCAGCTGTGCCTTCTGCACATCCTCTTCAACCTTGCTTGAGCAGATGTGCTATCCCAGAGACTTGCCTGCCCACTGGCCCCAGGTAACACTGTGAGCTCCTCAAtccagccctccctcctccctggagGAACCACGGCCGTGTCAGCGCTCCTGGGTTGtccctggagccaggcagaAGGGGAAACGGTGAGCAGAAGAGTCCTGCGCACTCACCTGGAGGACGGAGTGCCCCACAGGGCTGTTTTCGGAGAGCTCTGCCTCGTACAGGGCCTTCTCGAACTTGGGCGCGTTGTCGTTCATGTCCAGGATGGTGATGCGGAGCAGGGCACTGCTCGCCCGCGGGGGGTTCCCCCCATCCTGCACCTTGATGGTCAGATCGTAGGAGTCCCACTGCTCCCGGTCCAGGTTCCCCATGACGATCAGCTGAGGCTGCTTCTCATCCTGGTCCTCGGCCACCTGCAGCCCAAAGAGCTCCTGCGCCTCCGGACCAGCCATCAGCTCGTAGGAGGCAACGCCGTTGGGGCCCGAGTCCCGGTCCATGGCCAGGGGGATGGGGAAGAGCGTCCCGACATTGGTGTtttcagggatggagagggTGAGGACGGGCGAGGCGAAGTTGGGGGTGTTGTCATTGATATCGAGCACCTCGATCTGCCCCTCGAGCAGGCGTGGGCTGCTGTTGGCGTTCAGGTTAGTGATGGACACCTCGAACTCCAGGAAGCAGGGCTCTCcgggcaggaggtgctggcactCCCGCAGGCTCTCCCGGTCGATGGAGGTCTCTGTGGTGTAGATGTCCCCAGTCTTGCCATCCACACGGAGGTACGGGGCCCCCACTTCCAGCTTGTAGAGGTGCCCCATGTCCGGTAAGCCGTAGTCGGAGGCCAGGCTCCCTATGAGGCTGTTGGGGGGTTGTTCCTCCTGCACTTTGTAGACTGCACGTGTCCCCgaggccagggcagggagctggcagaggagccaCAGGCCCAGGCAGGATGCCAGCGGGTTCATCCTGCgctgcaggggagctggaggagacaCAAACACCGGAGGTTAGCGAGCAGCCCGCTTCCCTGGCTTAACCCACCGCGCCTTGTGGGACCGCACATGGCCCTGGCACGGCTCCGcaagggaaggggctgctggggctggctcctggcagcctCCAGTGCCCCGAAGGACCCGTCCCAGCTTGCAAAGTTCCTGCAACGCCCTGCTGGAGTGAGTAACCCTGTCATTGAAACCTCAGCCCTGTCACTTGCAGGAAGCCACTCCTGCCACTGTCCACCCTCTTCATCACCACACCAACTGTAATTAGACCCAACGAGGCACACTAACAGGGTGgactgcaggcagcctgctgccAACAACCCGATGGGAGCCGGCCAGACTCTGAGACAGCTTCTCACCACCCAAACACAGGAGCATTGTGTGCCACCAGTGCAGGAGCACTGCCTGCCACGCATGGCAGGGACACACGAGCACTGCACGCAGCTGCCATCGCTGCAGAAACGGGAGCACCAAACGGGGagttctgcctgctctgcagggatgtggggctgACACCcatccagcactgcagggatgtggggctgACACCcatccagcactgcaggaatgGGGGACTGACACCCATCCggcactgcagggatgtggGACATTGAAGGGATGCAGGACTGACACCcacccagggacacagggcactgcagggatgcagggctgcCACccatgcagggatggagggccATGGATcgctgcagggatgcagggctgccatgaacccagcactgcagggacatggggcactgccagcataCAGCTCCCTCCCATCCATCACTGCCTGCACTGCAGGAACGGCAGCAGCCATCACTTCGGGGACACCGGACACTGCAGGAATGCAGGACTGCCGCCCgtccagcactgcagggctgcagggcacagcagggccatGAGGTGCTGCGGAGATGCAGGGCTGCCAcccctccagcactgcagggccgCGGGGCACCtctgtggcaggagcagagcagcactgcccttgctgcactgccagcacagtggcactgccagcctcgCACTGCCAGGTACAGAGGCACCACCCACCcggcactgcagggatgcaggggccCTGAGCATCATCcctcctgcactgcctgtgGAGCACTGCCACCCCCGGTGCCCCGGCAGTCAGAGGGACACCGGGTCCCtgtccaggctgtgctgcagtgcaggaacccccaggcagcccctggcagtACCCAGCCCCGGCGCACTGCAACGGCAGCACAGCATCCCCCTCGCTGCACAGTCACTAGGCAACCCCACACCCTgcgccagcagctcctgttccctTCCTCACTGCAGACACACTGTTCCTTCCCATTCCCTCCCACTCCAGTCTGGGACATGGCACGCACTGGgtgcccaccctgtgccagtgcccacCCCGCTGCTGCAGCGCAGTGCCGGAAGCGCTGCCCCCGGGCATTGCAGAGAcacccctgcactgctgcaccCCTGCACCGCTGCCCCCACCACTGGCACCTCTTCCCCATGCCCACACACTGCCCAGGCCATGCCAGCCCCACAGACTGTCCTGTCCTGTGCCAAGCCACATGCCCTGACACCAAGCCTCTATCTGGTGCTCTGCTTGGCCACCAGCTTTCCCGTTCCATTCTGGGAAcacattttcctcctccaggGTCCAGGAgcttctgctgagctgtgagCATAAAGTGGTTCAACCAGCTCACTGGCACCCAAAAACCCAGGGATTGGATGCCCTAAAATTACCAGCCACAAACATCTGCCAAGGCCCCACAGCATCACCCTGCTGTCGCTGCTCCCATCGCCTCCTCTCCCCATGCTCTGCATCCAAGGACAAACAAACGCTCTATGGGCAAGTGCTCCATCACCATCCCCCTCCGCGGTGCCACGCTGCAAGTGCCCAGTTCCTGGTTAGCCTGGCATGGCATGGATCATCAGCAATGGAACATCCTGAACTGTCCTCCTTGGTACTTCCCACAAGACAACAGTTCTCAGTCCCTCCacccctctgcttccccatggacatggggacatggatGAAATAGCTCTGTCTCTGCAGTGAAAATACATCTCCGTGCCTGGAGAGGAGACTGTGGCCCTGAAGCCAAGCTTGCCTCTGCTCCCTtgtcctgctccttcctttgtgcagagcagagacatCCCCAGCTGGCCGAGGCCGTGCAGAGCTGCCCACACCAGCGCTGGGATGTGTGACTCCAGGAGGAAGGGATGAGGAGAGAGAGCAGGACATCTTCCCTCCCTGGACCGGGCTGAGGATGGAGGAAGTCAGGAGCCAAGCAGAAACACAACAGATCtttgcaccagcacaggcagtgtgtgcacacacgtgcgtgtgtgtctgtgctgggtgTGCCCTGCGAGCGTTCAGAGGCGTGCACCTGCCCGGAGCACGGCCGTGTGTCCATAGGTAAAGGCACACAATCACacctgtgccctggcagcatgTGCAGCTGTGTCACACGGGGCAAGGAGCGCATCCCTGCCCTCTCCGGGCCCGTGCCCCAGGTGTGAGCTCGCGCTCCCGCACGTGTGTGCGCCCCACACAACGCGTGTGCCCGCGTGTGCGCATGCCCTGGCGCCGCCGCCCGTGGATGTGTGTGATGTCACCTGTGCGGGGGCACTGGCACCTGGGTCACGCTCATGTCTGCCaccccccaggtgtgctcacACCAGACGCCCTTCATCCAGCTGCCTCCACGGGGTGAACACGCCCCGAGGTACACCAGCCCTGCGCTCCCTTTGGGGATGGCCGCTCCCTTTGGGGATGGCCGTGAGTGAGGACAGGGAAgatgggcagctccagctgttggGAGAGGGCTCCTGGAGGATGCCCGGGCTGGGAGAGGCACCGTGCCCGCCGCTGGGCTGTTTGCACTGGGCTGTTTGCACTCGGCTGGGCCTGGCTGCTGGTGACGTAGCCACGTCCTGACTAAGCCCTGCTGCGAGGTGAAAGATCGCCAGGAAAGGGGAAAGTCTCAAGGCAGTGCTGATGCCTCAcatggctgagggagctgggagggagggcccagcagctggaaatgccaggagccctgtgccagcctggaggaggaagGGTCTCACCCGAAGTTGCCCAGCATCCAGGATTTCTGCCCCAAAACCAGGGCTGGAATCTGAGCCCAAGCCCCATTCCTGCAGGTGAAGGAAGgcaccctgcagagcagggaggttcGAGGATGAGAGGGCCTGAGGGGCACTGCTAGAAggcactgggctgggcaggatAAGGAATCAGCAGGGTCAGGAATCCTGCTCGGCACCCAGGGGTGCGAATGACACGGTGAAGACgtgagagcccagagctgggcgtgaggaggaggaggaggaggaggaggaggaggaagcctCCACAAGCACGTCTGTGCAGGAGACACAGGCTTCCCAGGGGCCAGTCCAAGGCACCAGGCTATTTTCCCATGGGATCTAAGGACCATCCCACACTTTCTTCTCTGGTGCCAGGCACCTTTTTCCAACCTGCTGGCAAAGCACAgagcacttaaaaataaaagccccTCCCAAAACAACTATTCCTCCGCACACACAATTCTCCCTACGGGGAGTGTGTGAGAGAGACTGAACCACATGAGAGAGGCGTTAGTCACGC is a genomic window containing:
- the PCDH1 gene encoding protocadherin-1 isoform X3, with translation MNPLASCLGLWLLCQLPALASGTRAVYKVQEEQPPNSLIGSLASDYGLPDMGHLYKLEVGAPYLRVDGKTGDIYTTETSIDRESLRECQHLLPGEPCFLEFEVSITNLNANSSPRLLEGQIEVLDINDNTPNFASPVLTLSIPENTNVGTLFPIPLAMDRDSGPNGVASYELMAGPEAQELFGLQVAEDQDEKQPQLIVMGNLDREQWDSYDLTIKVQDGGNPPRASSALLRITILDMNDNAPKFEKALYEAELSENSPVGHSVLQVKANDSDQGANAEIDYSFHQASDMVRRLLRLDRATGLITVQGPIDREDIGTLKFSVMAKDKGANPKSARTQVVVTIKDMNDNAPSIEIRGIGLVTHQDGMANISEDVPVETAVALVQVSDRDEGENAVVTCVVAGDVPFQLRQASETGSDSKKKYFLQTTTPLDYESVKEYTIEIVAVDSGNPPLSSTNSLKVQVMDVNDNAPVFSQSFTEVAFPENNEPDELVMEVSATDADSGSNAKLVYSLVTDPSSKGSFTIDPDSGEIRVKAVLDREQRERYEFLVVAEDKGSPSKQGTASVAINVMDRNDNDPKFMLSGYNFSVMENMPPLSPVGMVTVIDADKGENARIQLSVEQDNGDFVIQNGTGTILSSISFDREQQSTYTFRLKAVDGGDPPRSAYVGVTINVLDENDNAPFITSPSNATYKHILPHTSPGQQVSKVKAEDIDSGINAELIYSITGGNPFELFQISPQSGDITLEKEILRKHHGLHRLVVRVNDKGKPSRHGTALVHFYVNETLANRTLLDTLVGHSLDTPLDIDIAGDPEYERSKQRSNILFGVIAGIVAVTLVIVLVVLVRYCRQREAKSGYQAGKKETKDLYAPKQASKSGKSKNKVKKSKSPKPPKPTEDEEETGLQKSLKFNLMNDSVSDSPRIHLPLNYPPGSPDLGRHYRSNSPLPSIQLQPQSPSASKKHQVVQDLPATNTFVGTGDNNSTGSEQYSDYSYRTNPQKYTNKQLPHRRVTFSAASQAQDLQDPSQHSYYDSGLEESETPSSKSSSGPRIGPLALPEDHYERTTPDGSIGEMEHPENGEVAVDVAGSKKLLGGKRSRWQRVLLKSPPVSESIFGFGTGVCMVGRWLSVHSDGFLGSCKPAGSLCCGNGQA
- the PCDH1 gene encoding protocadherin-1 isoform X1, with product METPRDQRAGARHGAQHRHHPTPLQRRMNPLASCLGLWLLCQLPALASGTRAVYKVQEEQPPNSLIGSLASDYGLPDMGHLYKLEVGAPYLRVDGKTGDIYTTETSIDRESLRECQHLLPGEPCFLEFEVSITNLNANSSPRLLEGQIEVLDINDNTPNFASPVLTLSIPENTNVGTLFPIPLAMDRDSGPNGVASYELMAGPEAQELFGLQVAEDQDEKQPQLIVMGNLDREQWDSYDLTIKVQDGGNPPRASSALLRITILDMNDNAPKFEKALYEAELSENSPVGHSVLQVKANDSDQGANAEIDYSFHQASDMVRRLLRLDRATGLITVQGPIDREDIGTLKFSVMAKDKGANPKSARTQVVVTIKDMNDNAPSIEIRGIGLVTHQDGMANISEDVPVETAVALVQVSDRDEGENAVVTCVVAGDVPFQLRQASETGSDSKKKYFLQTTTPLDYESVKEYTIEIVAVDSGNPPLSSTNSLKVQVMDVNDNAPVFSQSFTEVAFPENNEPDELVMEVSATDADSGSNAKLVYSLVTDPSSKGSFTIDPDSGEIRVKAVLDREQRERYEFLVVAEDKGSPSKQGTASVAINVMDRNDNDPKFMLSGYNFSVMENMPPLSPVGMVTVIDADKGENARIQLSVEQDNGDFVIQNGTGTILSSISFDREQQSTYTFRLKAVDGGDPPRSAYVGVTINVLDENDNAPFITSPSNATYKHILPHTSPGQQVSKVKAEDIDSGINAELIYSITGGNPFELFQISPQSGDITLEKEILRKHHGLHRLVVRVNDKGKPSRHGTALVHFYVNETLANRTLLDTLVGHSLDTPLDIDIAGDPEYERSKQRSNILFGVIAGIVAVTLVIVLVVLVRYCRQREAKSGYQAGKKETKDLYAPKQASKSGKSKNKVKKSKSPKPPKPTEDEEETGLQKSLKFNLMNDSVSDSPRIHLPLNYPPGSPDLGRHYRSNSPLPSIQLQPQSPSASKKHQVVQDLPATNTFVGTGDNNSTGSEQYSDYSYRTNPQKYTNKQLPHRRVTFSAASQAQDLQDPSQHSYYDSGLEESETPSSKSSSGPRIGPLALPEDHYERTTPDGSIGEMEHPENGEVAVDVAGSKKLLGGKRSRWQRVLLKSPPVSESIFGFGTGVCMVGRWLSVHSDGFLGSCKPAGSLCCGNGQA
- the PCDH1 gene encoding protocadherin-1 isoform X4, coding for METPRDQRAGARHGAQHRHHPTPLQRRMNPLASCLGLWLLCQLPALASGTRAVYKVQEEQPPNSLIGSLASDYGLPDMGHLYKLEVGAPYLRVDGKTGDIYTTETSIDRESLRECQHLLPGEPCFLEFEVSITNLNANSSPRLLEGQIEVLDINDNTPNFASPVLTLSIPENTNVGTLFPIPLAMDRDSGPNGVASYELMAGPEAQELFGLQVAEDQDEKQPQLIVMGNLDREQWDSYDLTIKVQDGGNPPRASSALLRITILDMNDNAPKFEKALYEAELSENSPVGHSVLQVKANDSDQGANAEIDYSFHQASDMVRRLLRLDRATGLITVQGPIDREDIGTLKFSVMAKDKGANPKSARTQVVVTIKDMNDNAPSIEIRGIGLVTHQDGMANISEDVPVETAVALVQVSDRDEGENAVVTCVVAGDVPFQLRQASETGSDSKKKYFLQTTTPLDYESVKEYTIEIVAVDSGNPPLSSTNSLKVQVMDVNDNAPVFSQSFTEVAFPENNEPDELVMEVSATDADSGSNAKLVYSLVTDPSSKGSFTIDPDSGEIRVKAVLDREQRERYEFLVVAEDKGSPSKQGTASVAINVMDRNDNDPKFMLSGYNFSVMENMPPLSPVGMVTVIDADKGENARIQLSVEQDNGDFVIQNGTGTILSSISFDREQQSTYTFRLKAVDGGDPPRSAYVGVTINVLDENDNAPFITSPSNATYKHILPHTSPGQQVSKVKAEDIDSGINAELIYSITGGNPFELFQISPQSGDITLEKEILRKHHGLHRLVVRVNDKGKPSRHGTALVHFYVNETLANRTLLDTLVGHSLDTPLDIDIAGDPEYERSKQRSNILFGVIAGIVAVTLVIVLVVLVRYCRQREAKSGYQAGKKETKDLYAPKQASKSGKSKNKVKKSKSPKPPKPTEDEEETGLQKSLKFNLMNDSVSDSPRIHLPLNYPPGSPDLGRHYRSNSPLPSIQLQPQSPSASKKHQVVQDLPATNTFVGTGDNNSTGSEQYSDYSYRTNPQKYTNKQLPHRRVTFSAASQAQDLQDPSQHSYYDSGLEESETPSSKSSSGPRIGPLALPEDHYERTTPDGSIGEMEHPENESPERSRL
- the PCDH1 gene encoding protocadherin-1 isoform X2 — its product is METPRDQRAGARHGAQHRHHPTPLQRRMNPLASCLGLWLLCQLPALASGTRAVYKVQEEQPPNSLIGSLASDYGLPDMGHLYKLEVGAPYLRVDGKTGDIYTTETSIDRESLRECQHLLPGEPCFLEFEVSITNLNANSSPRLLEGQIEVLDINDNTPNFASPVLTLSIPENTNVGTLFPIPLAMDRDSGPNGVASYELMAGPEAQELFGLQVAEDQDEKQPQLIVMGNLDREQWDSYDLTIKVQDGGNPPRASSALLRITILDMNDNAPKFEKALYEAELSENSPVGHSVLQVKANDSDQGANAEIDYSFHQASDMVRRLLRLDRATGLITVQGPIDREDIGTLKFSVMAKDKGANPKSARTQVVVTIKDMNDNAPSIEIRGIGLVTHQDGMANISEDVPVETAVALVQVSDRDEGENAVVTCVVAGDVPFQLRQASETGSDSKKKYFLQTTTPLDYESVKEYTIEIVAVDSGNPPLSSTNSLKVQVMDVNDNAPVFSQSFTEVAFPENNEPDELVMEVSATDADSGSNAKLVYSLVTDPSSKGSFTIDPDSGEIRVKAVLDREQRERYEFLVVAEDKGSPSKQGTASVAINVMDRNDNDPKFMLSGYNFSVMENMPPLSPVGMVTVIDADKGENARIQLSVEQDNGDFVIQNGTGTILSSISFDREQQSTYTFRLKAVDGGDPPRSAYVGVTINVLDENDNAPFITSPSNATYKHILPHTSPGQQVSKVKAEDIDSGINAELIYSITGGNPFELFQISPQSGDITLEKEILRKHHGLHRLVVRVNDKGKPSRHGTALVHFYVNETLANRTLLDTLVGHSLDTPLDIDIAGDPEYERSKQRSNILFGVIAGIVAVTLVIVLVVLVRYCRQREAKSGYQAGKKETKDLYAPKQASKSGKSKNKVKKSKSPKPPKPTEDEEETGLQKSLKFNLMNDSVSDSPRIHLPLNYPPGSPDLGRHYRSNSPLPSIQLQPQSPSASKKHQVVQDLPATNTFVGTGDNNSTGSEQYSDYSYRTNPQKYTNKQLPHRRVTFSAASQAQDLQDPSQHSYYDSGLEESETPSSKSSSGPRIGPLALPEDHYERTTPDGSIGEMEHPENGRHANATSFLLDTRALIPGNNERQPPRSKHWRGLTKPGWHSQIPVCMNWCSLECSLWL